One window from the genome of Thermus sediminis encodes:
- a CDS encoding Uma2 family endonuclease, with amino-acid sequence MIRHRFSVEDFHRMAEAGILSEDDRVELIRGEVVELSPVGRRQMAALKRLMDALFPLQLERRALLQVQDPLRLSPDTEPQPDLVLLAYREDFYRDRMPEAQDALLVVEVAETSLDHDLKVKLPLYARAGVPEAWVVDLVRDRVHVFRNPKGEAYQEARALEDGELEVLGLRVPVKEVLP; translated from the coding sequence ATGATCCGGCACCGCTTCAGCGTGGAGGACTTCCACCGCATGGCCGAGGCGGGGATCCTCTCCGAGGACGACCGGGTGGAGCTCATCCGGGGGGAGGTGGTGGAGCTGAGCCCTGTAGGCAGGCGGCAGATGGCGGCCCTAAAGCGCCTTATGGACGCCCTTTTCCCTCTTCAGCTGGAGAGGCGGGCCCTTCTCCAAGTCCAAGACCCCCTGCGCCTCTCCCCTGACACCGAGCCCCAGCCCGACCTGGTCCTGCTGGCCTACCGGGAGGACTTCTATCGGGACCGGATGCCGGAAGCCCAAGACGCCCTCTTGGTGGTGGAGGTGGCCGAGACCAGCCTGGACCACGACCTAAAGGTGAAGCTCCCCCTCTACGCCCGGGCGGGCGTCCCCGAGGCCTGGGTGGTGGACCTGGTGCGGGACCGGGTGCACGTCTTTCGGAACCCCAAGGGGGAAGCCTACCAGGAGGCCAGGGCCCTCGAGGACGGGGAGCTTGAGGTCCTGGGCCTGAGGGTGCCGGTCAAGGAGGTTCTGCCGTGA
- the leuD gene encoding 3-isopropylmalate dehydratase small subunit has protein sequence MLESFTVIRGRAVPLRGEDIDTDRILPARFMKRLTFEGLGQYLFYDERFDEGGNPKPHPLNDPKYQGATILLVEAGFGSGSSREHAPQAIKRAGFRAILGESFAEIFFGNATAIGLPCASLAPGDLAALFQAVEENPSLEVEIDLVNKEVRFGDRVAPLSIREEAREALTEGLWDPIGELLEAGELLDQFDQRLPHPRRAG, from the coding sequence ATGCTGGAGAGCTTCACCGTGATCCGGGGCCGCGCCGTGCCCCTTAGGGGCGAGGACATCGACACCGACCGCATCCTCCCCGCCCGCTTCATGAAGCGCCTCACCTTTGAGGGGCTGGGCCAGTACCTCTTCTACGACGAGCGCTTTGACGAAGGGGGTAACCCCAAGCCCCACCCCCTGAACGACCCCAAGTACCAGGGGGCCACCATCCTCTTGGTGGAGGCGGGTTTTGGCTCCGGTAGTAGCCGCGAGCACGCCCCCCAGGCCATCAAGCGGGCGGGTTTCAGGGCCATCCTCGGGGAGAGCTTCGCCGAGATCTTCTTCGGCAACGCCACCGCCATCGGCCTCCCCTGCGCGAGCCTGGCCCCGGGGGACCTGGCGGCCCTCTTTCAGGCGGTGGAGGAAAACCCAAGCCTGGAGGTGGAGATTGACCTGGTGAACAAGGAGGTCCGCTTCGGGGACCGGGTGGCCCCCCTTTCCATCCGGGAGGAGGCCCGGGAGGCCCTCACCGAGGGGCTTTGGGACCCCATTGGGGAGCTTCTAGAAGCCGGGGAGCTTTTGGACCAGTTTGACCAGAGGCTCCCCCACCCCAGGAGGGCGGGATGA
- the leuB gene encoding 3-isopropylmalate dehydrogenase: MRVAVLPGDGIGPEVTEAALKVLKALDKGESLGLAYELFPFGGAAIDAYGEPFPQVTRRGVEGAEAVLLGSVGGPKWDTLPRKIRPETGLLALRKSQDLFANLRPAKVFPGLERLSPLKEETARGVDVLIVRELTGGIYFGEPRGMSEAEAWNTERYSRPEVERVAKVAFEAARKRRRHVTSVDKANVLEVGEFWRKTVEEVHGAYPDVALEHQYVDAMAMHLVKNPARFDVVVTANLFGDILSDLASVLPGSLGLLPSASLGRGTPVFEPVHGSAPDIAGQGVANPTAAILSAAMMLEHAFGLAELARKVEDAVAKALLEAPPPDLGGRAGTGAFTEEVLRHL, encoded by the coding sequence ATGAGGGTGGCGGTCCTCCCCGGGGATGGCATCGGCCCTGAGGTGACGGAGGCCGCCCTTAAGGTCCTGAAGGCCCTGGACAAGGGGGAGAGCCTCGGCCTCGCCTACGAGCTCTTCCCCTTCGGGGGGGCGGCCATTGACGCCTATGGAGAGCCCTTCCCCCAGGTGACCCGAAGGGGGGTGGAAGGGGCGGAGGCGGTGCTTTTGGGAAGCGTGGGGGGGCCCAAGTGGGATACCCTCCCTCGGAAAATCCGGCCGGAAACCGGCCTCCTCGCCCTCAGGAAGAGCCAGGACCTCTTCGCCAACCTGCGCCCGGCCAAGGTCTTCCCCGGGCTGGAGAGGCTTTCCCCCCTCAAGGAGGAGACCGCCCGGGGGGTGGACGTGCTCATCGTGCGGGAGCTCACCGGGGGGATCTACTTCGGGGAGCCCAGGGGGATGTCGGAGGCCGAGGCCTGGAACACGGAGCGCTACAGTAGGCCCGAGGTGGAGCGGGTGGCCAAGGTGGCCTTTGAGGCGGCGAGGAAGCGGAGGCGGCACGTGACCAGCGTGGACAAGGCCAACGTGCTGGAGGTGGGGGAGTTCTGGCGGAAGACCGTGGAGGAGGTCCACGGGGCCTACCCGGACGTGGCCCTGGAGCACCAGTACGTGGACGCCATGGCCATGCACCTGGTGAAGAACCCCGCCCGCTTTGACGTGGTGGTCACGGCTAACCTCTTCGGGGACATCCTCTCGGACCTGGCGAGCGTCCTCCCGGGCTCTTTGGGCCTGCTGCCCTCCGCCTCCTTGGGGCGGGGCACCCCGGTCTTTGAGCCCGTGCACGGCTCGGCCCCGGACATCGCCGGCCAGGGCGTCGCCAACCCCACCGCCGCCATCCTCTCCGCCGCCATGATGCTGGAGCACGCCTTCGGCCTGGCGGAGCTCGCCCGCAAGGTGGAAGACGCCGTGGCCAAGGCCCTTCTGGAGGCCCCGCCCCCCGACCTGGGGGGAAGGGCGGGGACAGGGGCCTTCACGGAAGAGGTCCTCCGCCACCTGTAG